A window from Leishmania donovani BPK282A1 complete genome, chromosome 27 encodes these proteins:
- a CDS encoding ethanolamine kinase, putative, which translates to MVQFTDMWITDDPLLRQIQIVEVVLTHCASVLWRHNEEKLKSAPEWAAKLRALLKTKAKRLGGDSSCRSPESCASQRSMTQQKKHNGLAAASADAIVYQKNSKEDYPPQNTPTPQLLSSQQSFQVPLSHKHATAGAALPGAIPTTQGGSVFSDEPHSATHTNLNTFSESSTCSSTSRLHYPEVGAGNNRVRHSPAGPLPSVTPDVLLSSCRSTEEHLEELGAPPTAATTRHNEVAAVRERSSPPIERSNTPELPSAPLQMKRLSGGITNELFHVYDEDDPSASVVVRVFGKETDRVISRESELFYQSLFIPTYVHGSNFLVYDYLDGYYTLPYQDMSAEAMPIARAIAAFQVRATRAALRDHGHPLLRDSQNKDYWKIVDNQMLAAEGSTTSSHDTYKDESRFDRESNYLIGSLTKWVDLVLSQEIVDRVREDKRESFLMTGRSLQSACAWMLSMLERQKAYLPEGVCHNDLLSANVMIHKVRKDVRVIDFDYTKRSFLLYDVANHFNEYPGLDCDYDTYFPSDAHMSAFIAEYRRGMRDALEAAWAENSSPTDCASREYEIFPNARELFWSDREEAEAQVVVHWTRLAKLLTLASHLSWSVWSLLQEAVSALDVDFLNYAQVRYNRYLAVRAECSENL; encoded by the coding sequence ATGGTGCAATTTACCGATATGTGGATCACGGACGAtccactgctgcggcagaTCCAGATTGTAGAGGTGGTCCTCACCCACTGCGCCTCGGTGCTGTGGAGGCACAACGAGGAGAAGCTGAAAAGTGCTCCGGAGTGGGCGGCAAAACTTCGTGCTTTGCTCAAAACCAAGGCGAAGAGactcggcggcgacagcagctgccggtCACCGGAGTCGTGCGCGAGCCAACGGTCAATGACGCAGCAGAAGAAACACAATGGCCTcgccgcggcctcggcgGATGCGATTGTATACCAGAAGAACTCAAAGGAAGACTATCCGCCGCAGAACACGCCCACTCCGCAGCTACTGTCCTCGCAGCAGAGCTTTCAAGTCCCCCTTTCGCACAAGCATGCCACTGCCGGTGCGGCCCTCCCCGGCGCGATCCCGACAACAcagggcggcagcgtcttCTCTGACGAGCCGCACAGCGCGACGCACACTAATTTAAACACCTTTAGCGAGAGCAGCACATGCAGTAGCACGAGCCGGCTGCACTATCCCGAGGTCGGTGCAGGCAACAACCGCGTGCGCCACTCCCCCGCCGGGCCATTGCCGTCCGTCACACCCGACGTATTGCTCTCGTCTTGCCGAAGCACCGAAGAACACTTAGAGGAGCTCGGCGCGCCACCGacagccgcgacgacgcggcacaACGAGGTGGCTGCGGTAAGGGAGAGGAGCTCACCACCGATTGAGCGCAGCAACACTCCCGAGCTCCCTTCCGCGCCCCTGCAGATGAAGCGCTTGTCGGGCGGCATCACCAATGAGCTCTTCCATGTCTACGACGAAGACGACCCATCCGcatcggtggtggtgcgcgtcTTTGGCAAGGAGACGGACCGCGTCATCtcgcgagagagcgagctcTTCTACCAGTCTCTCTTCATCCCCACCTACGTCCACGGCAGCAACTTCCTCGTGTACGATTACCTGGACGGCTACTACACGCTGCCGTACCAGGACatgtcggcggaggcgatgccgatcgcgcgcgccatcgcggcATTCCAGGTTCGggccacgcgcgccgccctgCGCGATCACGGccatccgctgctgcgcgactcGCAGAACAAGGACTACTGGAAGATTGTCGACAACCAAATGCTGGCAGCTGAGGGGAGCACGACGAGTAGCCACGACACCTACAAGGACGAGTCCCGATTTGACCGCGAGTCGAACTACTTGATCGGCTCGCTGACCAAGTGGGTGGACCTCGTGCTGTCGCAAGAGATCGTCGACAGAGTGCGCGAGGACAAGCGCGAGAGCTTTCTCATGACGGGGCGCAGCCTGCAGTCGGCCTGTGCGTGGATGCTGTCGATGCTGGAGCGCCAGAAGGCTTACTTGCCGGAGGGCGTCTGCCACAACGATCTGCTGAGCGCCAACGTGATGATCCACAAGGTGCGAAAAGATGTGCGGGTGATCGACTTTGACTACACAAAGCGCAGCTTCCTGCTGTACGACGTTGCCAACCACTTCAACGAGTACCCTGGGCTCGACTGCGACTACGACACGTACTTCCCGTCCGATGCGCACATGTCCGCTTTCATCGCCGAGTACCGCCGCGGTATGCGGGATGCACTCGAGGCGGCCTGGGCGGAGAACTCCAGCCCCACCGATTGCGCTTCTCGCGAGTACGAGATCTTTCCCAACGCGCGGGAGCTGTTCTGGAGCGACAGagaggaagcggaggcgcaggTCGTGGTGCACTGGACTCGACTCGCGAAGCTTCTCACCTTGGCTTCGCACCTGTCGTGGAGTGTCTGGTCGCTTCTGCAGGAGGCTGTGTCTGCCCTGGATGTCGACTTTCTGAACTACGCCCAGGTTCGCTACAACCGCTACCTTGCCGTGCGGGCCGAGTGCTCAGAGAACCTGTGA
- a CDS encoding proteasome regulatory non-ATP-ase subunit 3, putative, whose amino-acid sequence MPLAAAKTPINATAATKRAEAEQLTRLMTLYRAVCVRHDELGMEIVLNDILAFLTSTHQHEQAEAFIATCNITLPHRANNQAARYFYYVGLTRALRLEYVDAHQCLQQALRKAPERAFGFRIAATKLSLVVQLLLGEIPPRSDFLAKDMRDSLAPYLQLASCVRFGQVDRFMTVLREHQVAFEHDRTHSLILRVHQHVIKTGLRRICQAYSRISISDVCSKLAMSNVADAEYILSKAIHDGVIDAVLDNEKGELISSDSIDVYSTSEPLHALQRRIQFLNLTHNDAKRAMRYDVTDPEIIEERRKEAKAERDELERAIQDESTGMDNVNFEDGL is encoded by the coding sequence ATgcctctcgctgccgccaagaCGCCCATCAATGCCACGGCTGCCACGAAgcgcgccgaggcggagcagtTGACGCGCCTCATGACCCTTTACCgtgccgtgtgtgtgcgccacgACGAGCTCGGCATGGAGATTGTGCTCAACGACATTCTCGCCTTCCTCACCAGCACGCACCAGCACGAGCAGGCGGAGGCGTTCATCGCGACATGCAACATCACACTGCCGCATCGCGCGAACAACCAGGCAGCTCGCTACTTTTACTACGTCGGCCTCACGCGTGCGCTTCGGCTCGAGTACGTCGACGCGCATCAGTGTCTGCAGCAAGCACTACGTAAGGCACCGGAGCGCGCGTTCGGCTTTCGCATTGCTGCGACGAAGCTGTCTTTggtcgtgcagctgctgctcggaGAGATTCCGCCGCGCTCTGACTTCCTCGCCAAGGACATGCGCGACAGTCTTGCGCCGTACTTGCAACTGgcctcgtgcgtgcgctttgGTCAGGTGGACCGCTTCATGACGGTTCTGCGCGAGCACCAGGTGGCCTTCGAGCATGACCGCACCCACTCCCTCATCTTGCGTGTCCACCAGCACGTCATTAAGACGGGTCTGCGCCGCATCTGCCAGGCATACAGTCGCATCAGCATCTCCGACGTCTGCTCAAAGCTGGCCATGAGCAACGTGGCGGACGCCGAGTACATCCTCTCCAAAGCCATCCATGATGGCGTGATTGACGCCGTTCTAGACAATGAAAAAGGCGAGCTCATCTCGAGTGACAGCATCGACGTCTACTCCACTTCTGAGCCGCttcacgcgctgcagcgccgcatccagTTCTTAAACTTGACGCACAACGACGCCAAGCGCGCCATGCGCTACGACGTGACAGACCCCGAGATTATCGAGGAGCGGCGtaaggaggcgaaggcggagcGTGATGAGCTGGAGCGTGCCATCCAGGATGAGTCCACCGGGATGGACAACGTGAACTTTGAGGACGGCCTGTAG